From the genome of Clostridium sp. BNL1100, one region includes:
- the flhA gene encoding flagellar biosynthesis protein FlhA: MAKLNNFFVPLIVVLAILNLILPIPTGVLDFLLAVNIILAAIIMLNTIYLKTALDLSVFPTLIVVTTIFRLSLNVTATKLILANGEAGHVIRGFGQFVGRNNLVVGFVIFFIIMIVNFLVITKGSERVAEVAARFTLDAMPGKQMAIDADLNTGLINDAEAKERRKKIQREADFYGSMDGASKFVKNDAIAGIIITLINITGGIIIGVVMLGKDVGEALHTYTILTIGDGLVSQLPALMLSTATSFIVTRAGADSDLNKDVVKQLFYNPKVLIIAALLSIGMAPFLTPVPFLILAAVLLIVAYKIKQLQQEADKDEEVQIQESEVEEIRKPENVVSLLQVDPIELEFGYGIIPLADVNQGGDLLDRVVLIRRQLALELGMIVPVIRLRDNIQIGPNEYIIKIKGTQVARGELLFDYFLAMNSGDVDEELEGIKTIEPAFGLPAIWIQENQRDKAEMLGYTVVDPPSIIATHLTEVIKKHSFELLGRQEVQALVDNIKQSYPAIVDELVPKIMSIGEIQKVLANLLKENVTIRDMVTIMETLADYAPATHDVDMLTEYVRQALGRSISQKFLNGNTNVITLDPKVEQMILDSIQKTEFGSYLALDPAVSNTIINSVSKNVQRLIQLGSQPIILASPVVRLYFKRMTENVIPGLVVLSYNEVDSGVEIQSVGTVSV, from the coding sequence GTGGCAAAGCTTAACAATTTTTTTGTACCATTAATTGTTGTACTTGCAATTTTAAATCTTATTTTGCCAATACCTACAGGCGTGTTGGACTTTTTACTTGCAGTAAATATAATACTTGCGGCTATAATTATGCTCAATACAATATATCTTAAAACGGCACTCGATCTTTCCGTGTTTCCAACGTTGATAGTCGTTACAACTATATTTCGTCTGTCACTTAATGTTACGGCCACAAAGCTTATTCTGGCAAATGGTGAAGCAGGTCATGTCATCAGGGGTTTCGGACAATTTGTAGGAAGAAATAATCTGGTTGTTGGTTTTGTTATATTCTTTATAATTATGATTGTTAACTTCCTTGTAATTACAAAGGGTTCTGAAAGAGTTGCAGAAGTTGCAGCGAGATTTACATTGGATGCTATGCCCGGTAAACAGATGGCTATAGATGCCGATTTGAATACAGGTCTTATAAATGATGCAGAAGCAAAAGAGCGAAGGAAAAAGATACAAAGAGAAGCAGACTTTTATGGTTCTATGGATGGTGCCAGTAAATTTGTAAAAAATGATGCCATTGCAGGTATTATTATTACATTGATAAATATCACAGGCGGTATCATCATAGGAGTTGTTATGCTAGGGAAGGATGTCGGTGAAGCCTTACATACATATACAATTCTGACTATAGGTGATGGTTTGGTAAGTCAATTGCCTGCACTTATGCTGTCAACAGCTACAAGCTTTATTGTTACACGTGCAGGTGCAGATTCTGATCTTAACAAGGATGTAGTAAAGCAGTTATTCTATAATCCCAAAGTTCTTATTATAGCAGCCCTACTCAGTATCGGAATGGCGCCGTTTTTAACCCCCGTGCCATTTCTAATTCTTGCTGCTGTCCTACTTATCGTAGCTTATAAAATTAAACAACTTCAACAAGAAGCTGATAAGGATGAGGAAGTGCAAATTCAGGAAAGTGAAGTTGAGGAAATCAGAAAACCTGAGAATGTTGTCAGCCTTCTTCAAGTTGACCCTATTGAACTTGAGTTTGGTTACGGTATTATCCCTCTGGCAGATGTAAATCAGGGGGGAGATTTGCTGGATAGAGTTGTTTTAATCAGAAGACAACTGGCACTTGAACTTGGTATGATTGTTCCTGTTATCAGATTAAGAGATAACATTCAGATAGGGCCAAATGAGTATATTATTAAAATAAAAGGTACTCAGGTGGCAAGGGGAGAATTGTTGTTTGACTATTTCCTTGCAATGAATTCAGGGGATGTTGACGAAGAGCTGGAGGGTATAAAAACCATAGAGCCGGCATTTGGTTTGCCCGCAATATGGATTCAGGAAAATCAGAGGGACAAAGCAGAAATGCTTGGATATACTGTTGTTGATCCACCTTCAATTATAGCAACACATCTTACCGAAGTTATAAAGAAACATTCATTTGAATTGCTTGGAAGACAAGAAGTACAGGCATTGGTGGACAATATCAAGCAATCTTATCCGGCTATTGTTGATGAACTTGTTCCTAAGATTATGAGTATCGGTGAAATACAAAAAGTACTTGCAAACCTGTTAAAAGAAAATGTAACAATAAGGGATATGGTTACCATTATGGAAACTTTGGCTGATTATGCTCCTGCCACTCATGATGTTGACATGCTGACTGAGTATGTGCGTCAGGCTTTAGGAAGGTCAATATCGCAGAAATTCCTTAACGGAAATACAAATGTAATTACACTGGATCCTAAGGTAGAGCAAATGATACTGGATTCCATACAAAAAACGGAATTTGGCTCATATCTTGCTCTTGACCCTGCTGTATCAAACACAATAATAAACAGCGTTTCAAAAAATGTTCAGAGATTAATACAACTTGGAAGTCAACCGATTATACTGGCTTCACCTGTTGTAAGATTATATTTTAAACGTATGACAGAAAATGTAATTCCAGGTTTGGTGGTTTTATCTTATAATGAAGTTGATTCTGGGGTAGAAATACAATCAGTAGGAACAGTCAGTGTTTAA
- the flhB gene encoding flagellar biosynthesis protein FlhB, translating to MRNPITNNIFEADCRLELNYQLFASGGAEDKTEKATPKKKSDARKKGQVFQSREVSASLILIVTVVAMRIFGGTFYAQLTQYLKKTFNDYLTVKDAIDFNILANLFIDVLMVLAKTVLPLLLVAFLTALIVNYAQVGILFTMETLKIKGDRINPLSGFKRIFSLRSVVELLKSIIKIIIVGWVAYSYLKSKTEQVLTLIDTDLMSVLIFIADAAFTVALRICMAMVILGFADYLYQRYDYEKNLKMTKQEVKEEYKQMEGNPEIKSKIKQKQRQMSLKRMMQDIPKADVVITNPTHFAVALKYDSEKAAAPFVVAKGQDYVALRIKQIAADNKVQIVENKPLARTLYSTVDIGQAIPPDLYQAVAEILAFVYNLKNGGKAG from the coding sequence ATGAGAAACCCCATAACAAACAATATATTTGAAGCAGATTGTAGGTTGGAATTAAATTATCAGCTTTTTGCATCCGGTGGTGCAGAGGATAAAACCGAGAAAGCAACTCCAAAGAAGAAAAGTGATGCAAGGAAAAAAGGCCAAGTATTTCAGAGCAGAGAAGTGTCAGCATCACTAATCCTTATTGTAACTGTTGTTGCAATGAGGATATTCGGCGGTACATTTTATGCACAGCTTACACAATATTTAAAAAAGACATTTAATGATTATCTTACAGTTAAGGATGCAATAGATTTTAATATACTTGCAAATCTATTTATTGATGTCTTAATGGTTCTGGCAAAAACGGTGCTTCCGCTACTTTTAGTAGCGTTTCTTACAGCCCTGATCGTTAATTATGCACAGGTCGGGATACTGTTTACTATGGAAACCTTGAAAATCAAGGGAGACAGAATAAATCCTTTAAGCGGCTTTAAAAGGATATTTTCTTTAAGGTCGGTAGTAGAACTTTTAAAGTCAATTATTAAGATAATAATTGTGGGTTGGGTAGCGTACTCATATCTCAAATCAAAAACCGAACAGGTTTTAACACTGATTGATACTGATTTGATGAGTGTATTGATATTTATAGCTGATGCAGCATTCACCGTGGCTTTAAGAATATGTATGGCTATGGTGATTCTAGGGTTTGCCGATTATCTATACCAAAGATATGACTATGAAAAGAACCTAAAAATGACTAAACAGGAAGTTAAAGAAGAATATAAACAGATGGAGGGAAATCCTGAGATTAAGTCCAAAATCAAGCAGAAACAGCGTCAGATGTCGCTGAAAAGAATGATGCAGGATATCCCCAAGGCTGATGTGGTTATAACCAATCCTACGCACTTTGCCGTAGCGTTAAAGTATGATTCGGAAAAGGCGGCTGCACCATTTGTTGTAGCAAAGGGGCAGGATTATGTAGCACTTAGAATAAAACAAATAGCCGCTGATAACAAGGTGCAGATTGTTGAAAACAAGCCATTGGCTAGAACATTGTACAGTACAGTAGACATCGGACAGGCTATTCCGCCTGATCTATACCAAGCTGTTGCGGAAATACTTGCGTTTGTATACAACTTGAAAAACGGCGGTAAGGCAGGATAG
- the fliR gene encoding flagellar biosynthetic protein FliR has product MQIPFGMLLNNVELFLLIFVRMTGLFVTAPIFGRRNIPVYFKVGFAFITAILASSVIRVDHIINTDNFLIFALYILKEFLVGIIIGFVAYAVFTCIYLAGQIIDMQIGFGMVNVFDPMSNIQIPVTANLYFILAMIIFLVTNGHHMLIKALYESFQIVPLGSGVIGPKLTDDVIGIISGVFSMGFKIAAPVVAAIFITDVVLGIISKTIPQMNVFILGMPLKIFLGILIVMITIPAFVYIVTVITDDMNTQIFKFLKDMGNSLKT; this is encoded by the coding sequence TTGCAGATACCTTTTGGTATGTTGCTTAACAATGTAGAACTATTTCTGCTTATATTTGTAAGGATGACAGGCTTGTTTGTAACAGCTCCCATTTTTGGAAGAAGGAACATACCTGTATACTTTAAAGTTGGATTTGCCTTTATAACTGCTATTTTAGCGTCTAGTGTCATAAGGGTTGATCATATAATTAATACTGATAATTTTTTAATTTTTGCTTTATATATATTAAAAGAATTTTTAGTAGGTATAATAATAGGATTTGTAGCTTATGCCGTATTTACATGTATATATCTGGCGGGACAGATTATTGACATGCAGATTGGGTTTGGAATGGTAAATGTTTTTGATCCAATGTCAAATATACAGATTCCTGTTACTGCAAATCTTTATTTTATATTGGCAATGATAATTTTTTTGGTGACTAATGGGCACCACATGCTGATTAAGGCATTATATGAGAGCTTTCAGATTGTTCCGTTAGGAAGCGGAGTAATTGGCCCCAAGCTTACCGATGATGTAATAGGTATTATATCGGGAGTATTCAGTATGGGTTTCAAAATAGCCGCTCCCGTAGTAGCCGCAATTTTTATTACTGACGTAGTTTTGGGAATTATATCAAAGACCATACCTCAAATGAATGTATTTATACTTGGTATGCCTTTGAAAATATTTTTAGGTATACTTATTGTTATGATAACAATACCTGCTTTTGTATATATAGTGACAGTTATTACAGATGACATGAATACACAGATATTCAAGTTCCTTAAGGATATGGGGAATTCCTTGAAAACATAA
- the fliQ gene encoding flagellar biosynthesis protein FliQ — MDESSIINIAQEALKVILYVSAPILLISMVVGLVISIFQATTQIQEQTLTFVPKILSVVAAIALFGSWMLRVLIEYTQNIFININQFIK; from the coding sequence ATGGACGAGAGCAGCATTATAAACATCGCACAAGAAGCTTTAAAAGTAATATTGTATGTATCCGCACCTATTCTGTTAATCAGTATGGTTGTCGGTTTGGTAATAAGTATTTTTCAGGCAACTACACAGATTCAGGAGCAGACTTTGACCTTTGTTCCGAAAATTTTATCGGTTGTGGCTGCCATAGCACTTTTCGGCTCATGGATGTTGAGAGTATTGATAGAATATACACAGAATATATTTATAAACATTAATCAGTTTATAAAATAA
- the fliP gene encoding flagellar type III secretion system pore protein FliP (The bacterial flagellar biogenesis protein FliP forms a type III secretion system (T3SS)-type pore required for flagellar assembly.), translating to MDKKRKIKRLIVFTGILVVIFCLMGGQALAEPTVSVTKDGINIGASSDPKEVSSSIQLLVTLTVLAIAPSILIMMTGFTRIIIILSFLRNALGTQQMPPNQVLIGLALFITLFVMSPVLSDINENAFQPYTNGKISQQQAIDKSSQSIKTWMVKQIFSNKREKDLELFMTLGGQKDPVKVQDASKLSLTIVAPAFLISELTVAFKFGFLIFLPFLIIDMVVSSALMSMGMMMLPPIMISLPFKILLFVLVDGWSMLTQSIITSFAR from the coding sequence ATGGATAAAAAGAGGAAAATTAAAAGGTTAATAGTATTTACCGGAATTCTGGTTGTTATTTTTTGCTTAATGGGCGGACAAGCTCTTGCTGAACCAACAGTATCTGTTACTAAAGACGGCATAAATATAGGCGCATCCAGTGACCCTAAAGAGGTTTCTTCAAGTATACAGCTTTTAGTAACATTAACAGTTCTGGCAATTGCACCTTCAATATTGATTATGATGACAGGCTTTACCAGGATAATAATTATTCTGTCCTTTTTACGAAATGCTCTTGGAACACAGCAGATGCCGCCTAATCAGGTATTAATAGGTTTAGCTTTATTTATTACACTGTTTGTTATGAGTCCCGTGTTGTCTGATATCAATGAAAATGCATTTCAGCCCTATACTAACGGAAAAATTTCACAGCAGCAGGCTATAGATAAAAGTTCTCAAAGTATTAAAACCTGGATGGTTAAGCAGATTTTCAGTAATAAAAGGGAAAAGGATTTGGAGTTATTTATGACTCTTGGAGGTCAGAAGGACCCTGTAAAGGTTCAGGATGCTTCTAAGCTGTCACTTACCATAGTTGCTCCGGCCTTTTTAATAAGTGAACTTACCGTAGCATTTAAATTTGGATTTTTGATATTTCTTCCCTTTTTAATAATTGATATGGTTGTATCAAGTGCATTGATGTCAATGGGTATGATGATGCTTCCTCCAATAATGATTTCATTGCCTTTCAAGATATTACTTTTTGTCCTGGTAGACGGATGGTCTATGCTTACTCAGTCAATTATTACTAGTTTCGCCCGGTGA
- a CDS encoding flagellar biosynthetic protein FliO — translation MGKVFTVILAFIVVMVLLLLTTRYLAYKSKKMLKGNYMQIIETLNLGTSNRIHLIKVDKEFFIVAASNKNVEFLSQVSINDYQEQEVKNPISEVVDFTSILKKYTNGLTFGVKTTKEKVPEPSQNENESENNVVFRSNLEKLKNLSNSMNNHRSENG, via the coding sequence ATGGGGAAGGTATTTACTGTTATACTGGCTTTTATAGTAGTTATGGTTCTATTGCTTCTGACTACAAGGTATCTAGCCTATAAGTCCAAGAAAATGCTTAAAGGAAATTACATGCAGATTATTGAGACGCTTAACCTTGGGACTAGTAACAGGATTCATCTTATTAAAGTCGATAAAGAATTTTTTATTGTAGCTGCTTCAAATAAGAATGTCGAATTTTTATCACAAGTAAGTATAAATGATTATCAAGAGCAAGAAGTAAAAAATCCAATTTCAGAGGTTGTTGATTTTACATCAATACTGAAAAAATACACTAACGGGTTAACCTTTGGTGTAAAGACGACTAAAGAAAAAGTTCCTGAACCCTCACAAAATGAAAATGAGAGTGAGAATAATGTGGTATTCAGGAGTAATTTAGAAAAACTAAAAAACCTGTCTAATAGTATGAATAATCATCGGAGCGAAAATGGATAA
- a CDS encoding response regulator: MGKSILIVDDAAFMRMMIKDILSKNGYEIAADVDNGLKAIEKYKELTPDLVIMDITMPEMDGVTAVREIKKIHSDAKIIMCSAMGQQAMVIESIQAGARDFIVKPFQADRVVEAVKKVIG; this comes from the coding sequence ATGGGGAAGAGTATTTTAATTGTTGACGATGCAGCATTTATGAGGATGATGATTAAAGATATTTTATCAAAAAACGGTTATGAAATAGCTGCAGATGTTGACAATGGGTTAAAGGCAATCGAAAAATATAAGGAACTTACTCCTGATTTGGTAATAATGGATATCACTATGCCTGAAATGGATGGTGTAACAGCAGTTAGAGAGATTAAAAAAATACATAGTGATGCTAAGATTATCATGTGCTCAGCTATGGGACAGCAGGCTATGGTTATTGAGTCAATTCAAGCAGGTGCAAGGGATTTTATAGTTAAGCCATTCCAAGCAGATCGTGTTGTAGAAGCAGTAAAGAAAGTTATCGGTTAA
- the fliY gene encoding flagellar motor switch phosphatase FliY yields the protein MGDMLTQAEIDALLNGTSSSEEPDDATGSNSTTETLTSQEIDALGEIGNISMGTSATTLFTLLSQKVTITTPNVTLSTWEELSKSYSSQYVAVKVEYTDGLIGSNLLILKQDDVKIITDLMMGGEGVKIEGDLTDLHLSAISEAMNQMIGSSATSMSSMFSKRIDISPPKAYTVSFDSSDPYGEFKPDEQLVKIAFKMVVGNLIDSEIMQLLPIKFAKELVSSLLNSTEDKRDSVIPEPPKTPVPPQQAPSFSNQNTYIEPPVQPVMQPQMQQSMMQQPMMQQAMPNFGFDGGYQEPQRQRSPVNIQPAQFQAFDDGLSAAEKKNISLIMDLPLQVTVELGRTQKLIKDILEFGSGSVIELDKLAGEPVDILVNGKAIAKGEVVVIDESFGVRITDIIHPSKRL from the coding sequence ATGGGAGATATGCTCACACAAGCAGAAATAGATGCACTATTGAATGGTACTTCCTCTTCAGAAGAACCAGACGACGCAACAGGCAGCAATAGTACAACTGAGACTTTAACATCACAAGAAATTGATGCGCTGGGTGAAATTGGAAACATAAGCATGGGTACTTCTGCAACAACTCTATTCACTTTATTATCCCAGAAGGTAACAATAACTACTCCTAATGTAACACTATCTACTTGGGAGGAGTTATCCAAGAGCTATTCTTCTCAGTACGTTGCTGTAAAAGTAGAATATACAGACGGATTGATTGGCTCGAATCTTTTAATCTTAAAGCAGGATGATGTTAAGATCATTACTGATTTAATGATGGGAGGAGAAGGTGTCAAAATAGAAGGCGATCTGACCGATCTTCATTTAAGTGCAATCAGTGAAGCCATGAATCAAATGATTGGGTCCTCAGCGACATCTATGTCGTCCATGTTTTCCAAGAGGATTGACATATCACCGCCAAAGGCTTATACTGTAAGTTTTGACAGCAGTGATCCATATGGTGAATTTAAGCCGGATGAGCAGTTGGTTAAAATAGCATTTAAAATGGTTGTTGGAAACTTGATTGATAGTGAAATAATGCAGTTGCTTCCAATTAAGTTTGCCAAGGAACTTGTGTCATCATTATTGAATTCAACAGAAGATAAACGGGATTCTGTAATACCTGAACCGCCGAAAACTCCTGTTCCACCACAGCAGGCTCCTTCGTTCAGTAATCAGAATACATACATCGAGCCACCTGTTCAGCCCGTAATGCAGCCGCAAATGCAACAGTCGATGATGCAACAGCCGATGATGCAACAGGCTATGCCTAACTTTGGCTTTGACGGAGGTTATCAGGAGCCTCAAAGGCAAAGGAGTCCTGTAAATATTCAGCCTGCACAATTTCAGGCTTTTGATGATGGGCTTTCAGCAGCAGAGAAAAAGAACATAAGCCTTATTATGGACTTGCCTCTGCAAGTAACAGTTGAACTGGGAAGAACTCAAAAATTAATAAAAGATATACTTGAGTTTGGATCGGGTTCAGTAATTGAGCTTGATAAACTGGCTGGTGAACCGGTAGACATATTAGTCAATGGTAAAGCTATTGCCAAGGGAGAAGTTGTTGTTATTGATGAAAGCTTTGGTGTAAGGATTACAGATATAATTCATCCATCAAAACGATTATAG
- the fliM gene encoding flagellar motor switch protein FliM: MGDILSQNEIDELLKALTTGDIDVQQIQSTKTEKKVKIHDFKKPPKFANDHKRTLQFINENYARLVQSFLSGYLRSLVQVDVLSVDALQYSEFSNSLANPIILAIVDFTPLNGSVIFEMDPSIAYALIDRILGGRGASMERVRSFTEIEIAIIERIIIQMLNLMREPWESIIAIKPRLEKIETNAQFAQIIHPNEMVALITLNVVVGEVKGMINICIPHMTVEPIMPKLSTKLWFTNVENEKIEHNKSDIEFKIEHTYVPVRAVLGRTSISISEFLDLQSGDVLPLDTNVNGDLEILVGDLPKFNAKPGVKKNKVAVKITEVLRREED; this comes from the coding sequence GTGGGTGATATACTTTCTCAAAATGAGATTGATGAGCTGCTAAAGGCTTTAACAACAGGCGACATAGATGTTCAGCAGATTCAATCAACAAAAACCGAAAAGAAAGTTAAAATTCATGACTTTAAAAAACCGCCTAAGTTTGCAAATGATCATAAAAGAACATTGCAATTTATCAATGAAAACTACGCACGACTTGTTCAGTCGTTTTTATCGGGATATTTAAGATCATTGGTACAGGTAGATGTTTTATCGGTGGATGCCCTGCAATATAGTGAATTCAGTAACTCTTTGGCAAACCCGATAATTCTTGCCATTGTTGATTTTACTCCATTAAATGGTTCAGTTATATTTGAAATGGACCCTAGCATTGCGTATGCACTTATTGATAGGATTCTTGGGGGCAGGGGTGCATCAATGGAGCGTGTCCGTTCATTTACAGAAATAGAAATAGCTATTATTGAGAGGATTATCATTCAGATGCTCAATTTAATGAGAGAGCCTTGGGAGAGTATAATTGCAATAAAGCCAAGGCTTGAAAAAATTGAGACAAATGCGCAGTTTGCACAGATAATTCATCCAAACGAAATGGTTGCTTTAATTACTTTGAATGTTGTAGTCGGAGAAGTAAAGGGTATGATTAATATTTGTATTCCGCATATGACAGTTGAACCTATTATGCCTAAGCTCAGTACAAAACTTTGGTTTACCAATGTTGAGAATGAGAAGATTGAACATAATAAATCCGATATTGAGTTTAAGATTGAACATACGTATGTTCCGGTCAGGGCAGTATTAGGAAGGACTTCCATAAGCATAAGCGAGTTTCTTGATTTACAGAGCGGTGATGTTTTGCCTCTTGATACAAATGTTAATGGAGACCTTGAAATATTGGTAGGTGATTTACCTAAGTTTAACGCTAAACCAGGTGTAAAAAAGAATAAAGTGGCAGTTAAAATTACTGAAGTTCTTAGAAGGGAGGAAGATTAA
- a CDS encoding flagellar basal body-associated FliL family protein, whose translation MEGKSSYFILLVIVAFLSITLAFLAIGFFFFGNNNSRADKEAVVVTNTVPSDNDLAMKTIFENRNFNLKKTDAKQVAVISVSASMKYYKTTDDLNEEEVAAKIDFYSKEINQTIGTYFQGLTLDDVSQLDAKKKASDYLTKEINEILTQNEKKTSPLVYNLIFDYWLYQ comes from the coding sequence TTGGAGGGAAAAAGCAGCTATTTTATTTTATTGGTGATCGTGGCTTTTTTATCGATTACACTTGCTTTCCTTGCAATAGGGTTTTTCTTTTTTGGAAACAACAACTCCAGGGCGGATAAGGAAGCAGTTGTTGTAACCAATACGGTACCATCCGATAATGATCTTGCAATGAAAACAATTTTTGAAAACAGGAACTTTAACCTTAAAAAGACAGACGCTAAACAAGTAGCGGTTATATCTGTCAGTGCAAGTATGAAGTACTATAAAACCACTGATGACTTGAATGAAGAAGAAGTAGCCGCAAAGATTGATTTCTATTCAAAGGAAATTAATCAGACTATAGGCACTTATTTTCAAGGATTAACTCTTGACGATGTTAGTCAGCTTGATGCTAAGAAAAAAGCTTCAGATTATCTCACTAAAGAGATAAATGAAATATTGACTCAAAATGAAAAAAAGACAAGTCCACTTGTTTATAATTTAATCTTTGACTACTGGTTATATCAATAG
- a CDS encoding flagellar FlbD family protein — MIRLTRLNKTFFVLNSDLIECFESTPDTVITLTNGKKYVVCESVDEVVKKVMQFKAGILKYANEN, encoded by the coding sequence ATGATAAGATTAACCAGGTTAAACAAGACGTTCTTTGTCTTGAACAGTGATTTAATAGAGTGTTTTGAGAGTACACCAGATACGGTTATAACACTTACCAACGGTAAAAAATATGTAGTATGTGAGAGCGTTGATGAAGTTGTTAAAAAAGTAATGCAATTTAAAGCCGGTATTTTAAAATACGCTAATGAAAATTAG
- a CDS encoding flagellar hook protein FlgE: MMRSMFSGVSGLKAHQAKMDVIGNNVANVNTLGFKAGRVTFQEIFNQTLRGAGAPDAATARGGTNPMQIGLGIAVGSIDNQMTGGSPQRTDNPTDLSISGDGFFIVKGSNADTFKFTRAGNFGLDKLGNLVSGDGMNVYGWTKYETLGDGTVKFDTETPIEPINLYSDATNGNKKIIAAKPTSYAEFSGNLNSAYAVTTGAGSQFSVPFTIYDSLGNAHQLSVNFRKTSDAVTAPILDKDGKTVITAPATQWTYNITDEDKNTISSSPEPTLVFDANGKLSKDVPASPDNITLEYDQGSTSGTKKIDVTLDFKKLTQYAADSSVKPSNVNGYTTGNLVTFNVGSDGMLTGVYSNGQQQPLGLIALAGFDNPAGLQKVGGNLFIPTTNSGDFIKGVPAGSQGVGTLSPGTLEMSNVDLSREFTDMIITQRGFQANSRIITTSDEMLQELVNLKR, encoded by the coding sequence ATGATGAGATCTATGTTTTCTGGTGTATCAGGATTAAAGGCACACCAGGCAAAAATGGACGTTATTGGTAATAACGTTGCAAATGTAAACACATTAGGTTTTAAAGCAGGAAGAGTTACCTTCCAGGAAATATTCAACCAGACATTGAGAGGTGCCGGAGCGCCTGACGCTGCCACTGCAAGAGGCGGTACAAACCCAATGCAGATTGGTTTGGGTATTGCAGTTGGTTCAATCGACAACCAAATGACTGGCGGAAGTCCGCAAAGAACCGATAACCCTACTGACTTGTCTATTTCAGGAGATGGCTTCTTTATAGTGAAGGGTTCAAATGCTGATACCTTTAAATTCACCAGAGCAGGAAACTTTGGTCTGGACAAGTTAGGAAATCTGGTGTCAGGCGACGGTATGAATGTGTATGGTTGGACTAAGTATGAAACATTAGGTGATGGTACGGTAAAGTTTGATACTGAAACCCCGATTGAACCGATAAATCTGTACTCTGATGCAACCAACGGCAACAAGAAGATTATAGCAGCGAAACCTACTTCATATGCAGAATTTTCAGGAAACTTGAATTCGGCTTATGCTGTAACTACAGGTGCTGGCTCACAGTTTTCAGTACCTTTTACCATTTATGATTCTTTAGGAAATGCGCATCAGTTGTCGGTTAATTTTAGAAAAACTAGTGATGCGGTAACTGCGCCTATTCTTGATAAAGATGGTAAAACAGTTATTACGGCTCCTGCTACACAATGGACATACAATATTACGGATGAGGATAAGAATACTATATCATCATCCCCTGAGCCTACACTTGTGTTTGATGCAAATGGAAAGTTGTCAAAGGATGTTCCTGCTTCTCCTGATAATATCACTTTAGAGTATGATCAGGGCTCTACTAGTGGTACTAAAAAAATTGATGTAACTCTTGACTTCAAAAAATTAACACAGTATGCGGCAGATAGTTCCGTAAAGCCATCTAATGTTAACGGATATACAACAGGTAATCTTGTTACCTTCAACGTTGGTTCTGACGGTATGCTAACAGGCGTTTACAGTAATGGTCAGCAACAACCGTTGGGACTTATAGCACTAGCAGGCTTTGATAATCCTGCCGGCTTGCAAAAGGTTGGAGGAAACCTGTTTATTCCGACAACTAACTCCGGTGACTTTATTAAAGGCGTTCCGGCAGGTTCACAGGGTGTAGGTACATTGAGTCCGGGTACTCTAGAAATGTCCAATGTAGACCTTTCAAGAGAGTTTACGGATATGATTATTACACAGAGAGGTTTCCAGGCAAACAGCAGAATAATAACAACATCAGATGAAATGTTGCAGGAGCTTGTAAACCTAAAGAGGTAA